CCTGTATACTCAGACGCTACCTTAATagctcttaggtccttggttatgACTTGGAActgtttttaccagtcccagactgtgaatcgaattgaagattaacaacaataataatagtaccGGTAATAGTAATAATACCAGTTACAAGATAATGATAATACATGACGGGCAGAGCTGAGAGCGTTCACTGAAGCGCAAGAGCTACTTGTTCCTTTGTCAGGGCTTCACACTTGTTTGCTTGCACACTTGCTAGCTGGCATATTGTATTACTATAAACATTTTGACCGTGTGACAAGAAATTTAACCCTCCCGGCCATTGTGTTTCAGATTTTGGAGGCAACATCAACGTGGAGACCATTGCGGCTTTCATCGATGGGGGTGGAAATGTCCTTGTGGCTGCCAGTTCAGATATCGGTCAGTGAAACAGGCGCAGCGGAACAGATTTGTCTCCAACTTAAAAAGAGAATCCACCCACCCCCacttattctttttattatttcaatctCAAGGCCGGCCAAAGCCAAATGACAAAAGTCCGTCCTACTTAGGGCCTGGGAGAACATCCGGGTTTTAAGCAGTTGGTGCAAAGTTAAAAGCTTTATACTGCTGGAGAAAAGTAACCAATCGTTATTCACTCCTTCTGTTTTGTAGCTATTGTCAGAGAAAGGCACTTAGACTTGCTTCTGGGCCATGTAGTTCTAGAAGTCTGCatctttttataaaataagtgAGATTAATCAAAAAAGAAAGACGAGGACTCTTTGGTGCCTTTTGACGGTACAGATGGATTTAAGTGTCTCCCCAGCATATTAGAAAACCATTTTAGGTGGCaggtgtgacccaggcccaagtaggtaatattagacgcactcagttcaaaaacaaacagactttattaaaacagctgagaattaattcattctcagcatcgtccaaactaaatcaaagcaaattcttcataacacaattcttcagtcttaccaccaaccttggtctagctaggcaaactgccaaaggcttttcttgacaaaagttcagaagcagaagacgtcgagaagaaataaatgcagcaagacaagaagcaagtctatcaacattttccgaaaaagagcccaagagccgttgctggtctgttttaagccttataagaggagccagtcatctcttggccctattcctgagttgtcctctttgctttagctgctcttgccttttggcagctcttctcatgcgtgcattaggaacaggctcctcccgttcctctgcctcactactgtcagtctctggaagctctggagtccgcacatcactcccagatggccctggcctcatctctgcctccaatgcagagccctcatctgggccttccccagcctccaggactggcccatgttcttcctcagcctcatcactgtccaactctgctgcccgctccgcaggctgctggcggagcaCAACAGCAGGTGAGAGGAAAAGGTGCTCCCTTTTTAGTCCAAAGGAACAAACGGGCTTTTTAATCGTCCTTAGGTGATCCCCTTCGAGAATTGGGAAGTGAATGCGGGATCGAATTTGATGAGGAGAAGACAGGTGTGATTGACCATCACAACTATGACGTCTCTGACCCAGGGCAGGTAAGCAGGACAAGAGCACAGGAGGTCCATTTGGCTGCTGCTGTCCTTACGATCCACCTGCTCCTAGCTTGAGTCAGGAACCTGCCAAGGAAAATTCAGCAAGtatccctttcttctcctctgcAGCACACCCTGATCGTCGCAGACCCTGAGAATCTCCTTAAGGCTCCCACGATTGTGGGGAAGAAGCCCCATAACCCCATTCTTTTCAGGGGAGTCGGGTAAGTCCTGTGCCCACCCAGCAGGagacaacctccccccccccccagcttgccCACTTCCACTCACGAACCCTTTTCTTTCCCAGGATGGTGGCTGATCCCGACAACCCTTTGGTCCTTGATATTCTCACCGGCTCCTCAACTTCATATTCCTTCTTTCCCGACAAAGCTATCACCCAGGTATGTGGGACTTGGGCTTCCCAATCCATTGGAAAgagtttggtggggggggggttgggttcCGCTGCTCCTGTCCGTTTTTTTAGCCCCACTTGTGCGGTGCCTCCTGAGCCCCCTTCAGAACGGCTAGCTTCTGAGGCTTCTCttatgcccacccacccacccacttccaGTTTCTGCTTCTGATCTGCACCATTGTTGTGAGTGGTCGGTTGTTGGGCAACGCTTTCTCCCTTCTGGAAAGACTTCAGACAACCTCATGGTTTGAATCCCTCTTCctgagtgttctgacccagctccccaaacacgacaaaccctctggaGTTGAAGCAATCAtttctttattaggagcaccagcagccccagcaaaaagtctctctgtctttcacagcaggctaacacgtctgtccagcagggagatgaatagttgtctgccacatctattcatctccgccccctgccttttatcccagagctagggtggggcttcgctagcagtggtggctctttagccccaaggaccggcccatagatttccactgctctcctctcctcttcctttgtgcatccgcgcgtcaggcactggacccagctgttcctcctcttcctcatcagccacctccagacctgggggctgttgcctctccatctgagggttgacggatggcccaggcttcgcctctgtctctctttctctgccagctccatcccctcttcccccttggagctcccaggttgccttgatgctgaccctgactccctgttgtgacctaggtccaagtagttattaccagacacaatcagtcctaaacaaacatattttattagaacactgagaattacttcagtctcatcttagtccaaattaattccaaaacaaatccttcagaaaaagtccttcagccttatcacaaacctttgtcttctttggcaccctgccaaaggcttttcttggcaaagccccatgaagtttagAAACAAGAGAAgccaacaagaaacaattgtagcaatgttgctttccttcaaagagcccaagagccgttgctgctcttttaagccttatgggaggggccaatcatctcttggccttactcctgagtcgtcatttttgcttcagctgctcttgccttctggcagctcttcgcatgcatgcactaggaacaggttcctcctgttcctctgcctctctgctgtctgcctctggaggctccggagtctgtgcatcactcccagatggccctggcaccacctcagcctccgacgcagagccctcgtccaggccttcccctgactccaggactggcccattgtcctccccagcctcctcactgtccgactccgctgccagctccgcaggctgctggcggaccacaacactcccaAGCCACCGCCTCCtcttctgattcagctgctggaggggctggcagcCGACAGGCCCCAACACTGGGTTTTCTGAAAAGAGGAGGGTGTTTGCACATGTATCTGTATACAACttggcttctttttttaaaaaaacaaaagtactAAAAAACAAGGATGCAATTAAGAATGTTCAAATATTAGAAGAGTATTGTAAAAAccagtctctccctctccctccctccctccctctctctctctctctctctctctctctcttcagtaCCCTCATGCTGTCGGAAAGAACACCCTCCTGATCGCTGGCCTGCAGGCCCGGAATAATGCCCGCGTGGTCTTCAGTGGCTCCCTGGATTTCTTCAGTGACGCCTTCTTCACATCGTCGGTGCAGAAGGCGGCGGCAGGCTCTCAAAGGCAGGCGGCTCTTGTTGTCGGCTTAGCTCCGAAACGGAGATGTGGGAAGGGGGCAGGAAGGCAGGGCTGGTTTCACACGGTTGACTCTCTAAACAAGTCTGTTCGGCATCCctctcaaaaacaaacaaaaagaaaatttgtCACCttatgcaagtagtcctcgacttacatcagttcacttagtgaccgctcaaagttaaaacaacaccccaaaaaagtgactttggtcataaagtcacttttttgggGTGTCGTTTTAACTTTGAGCGGTTTTCTCACCTCATGACCGTCCTGTTTTAATTGAAGAAccacactgattcacttaacagaagtggcaaggaaagtcgtaaaatggggcaatgcTCACTTAACACTTTCTCACactgcaacataaattttgggctcagttgtggttgtagaatagaatagactagaatttttattggccaagtgtgattggacacacaaggaatttgtcttggtgcatatgctctcagtgtacataaaaaaaaaaatatgttcatcaaggtacaacatttacaacacaattgatagtcaatatatcaatataaatcataaggattgccagcaacaagttatagtcatacagtcatacgtggaaagagattggtgatgggaactatgagacgattaatagtagtgcagattcagtaaatagttcgacagtgttgatggaattatttgtttagcagagtgatggccttcggggaaaaactgttcttgtgtctagttattctggtgtgcagtgctctatagcgtcgttttgagggtaggagttgaaacagtttatgtccaggatgcgagggatctgcaattattttcacagccctcttcttgattcgtgtagtatacaggtcctcaatggaaggcaggttggtagcaattattttttctgcagttctaattatcctctgaagtctgtttttcttgttgggttgcagaaccgaaccagacagttatagaggtgcaaatgacagactcaataattcctctgtagaactgaatcagcagctccttgggcagtttgagcttagtgagttggcgcagaaagaacattctttgttgtccttttttaatgatgtttttgatcttagctgtccatttgagatcttgcgatatgatagaacccagaaatttgaaggtttctactgttgatactgtgttgtcaagtattgtgagaggtggaagaatGAAGGGgtgtttcctaaagtctaccaccatttctacggttttgagtgtgttcagttccagattgttttggttgcaccacaaggctagtcgttcgacctctcgtctatatgcggattcatcattgtctcgaatgagaccaatcactgttgtgtcatctgcgaacttcagtagcttaacagatggatcattggagatgcagtcattggtatacagagagaagagaagtggggagagcacacagccttggggggcccctgtgctaattgtacaggtatttgatgtgatcttgcttagcttcacctgctgcttcctgtttgttaggaagcttgtgatccacttacaagtctgttccggtacctgtagctggtttagcttagttagaagaatgtctggaatgatggtattgaatgctgaactaaagtctacaaaaaggacccttgcataggtctttggagactcaagatgttgtaggatgtagtgcagagccatattaacagcatcatctgttgatctatttgctcggtatgcaaattgcaaggggtctaacagcggatccgtgatggttttcaagtaggaaagcactagcctttcaaaggttttcatgactacagatgttagagcaactggtctgtagtcattcagttccttgatggtgggcttcttcggcactgggatgatggtagagcgtttgaagcaagaaggaacataacacatctctagtgatttattgaaaatatgggtgaagatgcgggccaattggtcagcacagacttttaagcaagaaggagttatcttgtctgggcctggagcttttcctggcttttgtctgtgaaataggtcctgcacttcttttctgtgatcactaggggttgtgaacccaatgaaatggggtcagttgtaggaggcttggctgttgttggtgtgtctgagatgggggttgtggagataggtggctgtagtttcctttcaaacctgcagtaaaactcattcaggtcatctgccagttgttgattaccttcagcctgggaaggaggtttgccatagccggtgatatttttaagagttttccacatgtttgctggttcatttgctgaaaactgattctttagcttttcagagtagcttctttttgctgctcttatctcccttgttagtgcattacTGGCctcattgtacagcattttatcaccttttctgtaggcttcctctttggaatgtcgtagctgcttaagtttaggtgtaaaccaaggtttgttgttactgtatattcgcaagttccttgtaggtacacataggtcttcacagaagctgacatatgatgttacagtatctgtgagttcatccaggtccgcagaggtatctttaaaaatattccaatcagtgcagtcaaaacatgcctgtagctttaattctgattcctccgtccaggtcttcactgatttaattattggttttgtggctttaagtctttgcctgtaagcaggtacaaggtgaatcatgcaatgatcagagtgtcctacagctgcacgtggtaaagaccgataagcatcttttagtgttgtgtagcaatggtctagagtattcttgcctctggtgggacaattgacatgctgaaagtattttggtagctctttctttaagtttgccttgtttagatctcccaaaacaatggccagtgaatcagggtgtttggcttcagcctccatgatttggtcagctagagttcatagaatagaatagaatagaatagaagaatagaatagaatagaatagaatagaatagaatagaatagaatagaatagaatagaatagaatagaatagaatttttattggccaagtgtgattggacacacaaggaatttgtcacgaggcgaatagtaaggtttgcagttgataattagagtctctaaattgttgtcacagaatttgtaaattacttttaaatcttgacaccagtttctgctaatatataggcataagcctcctcctttctttttaccagatgtttctggaatcctgtctgatcgttcaaattgaaaccctggaatgttcaggctgctattttcaactgattcatttaaccaggtttcagagaagcataggactgctgaattgcgaaaatcagaatagtatttgtttaagaggagtatttcacccatcttatttgcaagtgagcatatatttgttaggaaaattgagggcagaggagttttaatgcgacttcttaatctgtttaagatcccagctcgtttacctcttTTCTGTCGCTTTcgtcgtttgttttttttggtaattcatggctccgtgggaattgcctcctcctgtattagaatctcctccgtgtttgtaaagacaggtgggggtgagatcgaagaaagctgctccttaaagaaatgttccttaatttttagcagatggtctcgtgagtaggaaatccgtagtgagtcacagagaacaattagaaataaagaaacaattagagagcatttcaccgaggcagccttcgtcggcgccatcttgaaaGAAAGTTGTACTTATAAgagccacagtggttagaaatacagtactgcaggctacttctgctgactgccagctgactgtaatttggcagttcgaatctcaccaggctcaaggttgactcagccttccatccttccaaggtcagtaaaatgaagacccaaattattgggggcaagaggctgactctaaacaGCTTAAAGAGGGcttgaaagcactgtgaagcggtatataagtgctaggtaaaagtaaagtttcccccgcacatgtgtgctagtcgtttctggctctagggggcggtgctcatctctgtttctaagccgaagagccagcgctgtccgaagacatctccatggtcatgtggccggcatgactcaaggcgTGCaggacactgttcccttcccaccaaaggtggtccctatttttctacttgcattttttacgttctttcgaactgctaggttggcagaagctgggacaagaaacgggagctcaccctgttacgtggcactagggatttgaaccactgaactgccgacctttcgatcgacaagctcagcgtcttacccactgagcgtcttacccactgaacCACTGTGtcccatgcatatatatataagtgctaTATAAACTTGATGGTTTGAGCACCCTTTGACATAAATCTGAGGTGCCCTCCGAGAAGGGTCTTCCCTGCACTTGCTGCTTCAGATGCAGCCCAGTGCTTTTCCTCCAACCACCTCCTCCAGCTGGATGCTCCCAGGggccaggcaggcaagcagagaatagaatagaatagaatagaatagaatagaatagaatagaatagaatagaatagaatagaatagaatagaatagaatagaatagaatagaatttttattggccaagtgtgattggacacacaaggaatttgtcttggtgcatatgctctcagtgtacataaaagaaaagatacgttcatcaaggtacaacatttacaacacaaatgatggtcaatatatcaatataaatcataaggattgccagcaacaagttatagtcatacagtcataagtggaaagagatgggtgatgggaactatgaaacgattaatagtagtgcagattcagtaaatagagcCTgcacaataagtgattggttggCAGAGAAAATGAACTCCCGACATTGGGGTAAGCGGACTGAAGAACTTGACTTTTCTACTTTAGGTACCCCCAAACGGGGAATTACGAGCTGGCCATGGCCTTGTCCCGTTGGGTCTTCAAGGAGGAAGGGGTGCTGCGTGTGGGAGAGGTGGCTCACCATCGGGTGGGCGAGAAGGCGCCTCCAAGCGCCTACACCGTCACCGACTTGGTGGTAAGAGCTGAGCATCTTCTCTCTACCGCAAAACCTCGGGAGCTCCTGGCGCTGGTTGTTTGTGGTTGTTTTTAACTTTATTTCAATGGCGCCCTGTGTTGCAGGAGTACAGCGTCGTCATAGAAAAGCTGTCCGATGGGAAGTGGGTTCCCTTTGACGGCGACGATATTCAGTTGGAGTTTGTCCGCATCGATCCCTTTGTGAGGACCTTCCTCAAGAAAAACGGTGAGGCGGCTTTCGCTTAACGCTAGcttagcggttctcaacctgtgggtcgtgaccccattgggggtcgaatgacgatttgccaggggtcgcctaagaccatcagaaatacgggaagtatacttgcgagtcgaagaatcgcactccaatggttgactccacaagccagctgcaggctcttcaaatcgctaggcgaattcggcttcaggcgcgatgaattaaaaaagagagaaatctttgctctgatgtctccctctcaagccagctgcaatcactcccaatcgctagcctaatctggcttcaggcgccataaacttaataggggaggagtctccgctttaatgcctccgtcctcaaggcaatcgcaagcagttcagatcgctagccaatacggcttcaggcgcaataaattcaaaacgaaaataatattacagttggggtcgccacatcatggggaattgcattaaaggggtcacagcactataaaggttgagaaccactgcgctAGCTTGATCTTTGACATGCATAGACGCCGGTTCTTTGTGCCGGGTTAGAAACTCATCCACACACtgtccattaaaaaaatatatatacatttttaaaaaaagctggctGCGTGCAGATCCCTGATCGGTCAGCACTTGGAGGGGTGAGGGGCTGGAAGCTCCTTGCCCCCCCACCACCCAACCAACCATGAGTAGCTTTTATCAGGGATGTCTGCCTCACGAAACATAAAGCAGTCGCCAGAAGAGCAAACTCACGGTGCCCTGTCAAAAGCTTGTAGACCTGCAGCAGGCTGGGGAAGGGTCCGAGAATTGCTCCGATGCCAAAACTGTTGCTTGGCTTCCAGGTGGAAAGTACAGTGTCCAGTTCAAGTTGCCAGATGTCTACGGAGTGTTCCAGTTCAAAGTGGACTACAACCGTCTTGGCTACACGCACCTCTACTCTTCCACTCAGGTaattcttttccttcccctttgaTCAGAGACTTCAGCGGCTTCAGAAATAG
Above is a genomic segment from Ahaetulla prasina isolate Xishuangbanna chromosome 18, ASM2864084v1, whole genome shotgun sequence containing:
- the DDOST gene encoding dolichyl-diphosphooligosaccharide--protein glycosyltransferase 48 kDa subunit, which translates into the protein MAAAVLLLVTGLVAAVASAAPGGGGPRTLVLLENMNLKDTHSLFLRGLAERGFDLSFRTADDPGLSLIKYGEFLYDNLVVFSPSVEDFGGNINVETIAAFIDGGGNVLVAASSDIGDPLRELGSECGIEFDEEKTGVIDHHNYDVSDPGQHTLIVADPENLLKAPTIVGKKPHNPILFRGVGMVADPDNPLVLDILTGSSTSYSFFPDKAITQYPHAVGKNTLLIAGLQARNNARVVFSGSLDFFSDAFFTSSVQKAAAGSQRYPQTGNYELAMALSRWVFKEEGVLRVGEVAHHRVGEKAPPSAYTVTDLVEYSVVIEKLSDGKWVPFDGDDIQLEFVRIDPFVRTFLKKNGGKYSVQFKLPDVYGVFQFKVDYNRLGYTHLYSSTQVSVRPLQHTQYERFIPSAYPYYASAFSMMVGLFLFSIVFLHMKEKEKSD